The Achromobacter spanius genome includes the window CGCCGTCCGGTCGCCTTTCATTTTTCCGACCACGGCGCGCGCGACGGCGGCGACCCCATGGCGTGGTTGCGGTCGCGGCTGGAGATGGCGGGCGCGGACATCGACGTGGGCGCGGTGTGGTTGCAGTGCTTTCCGCGCGTGTTCGGCCATGTGTTCAACCCGGTCAGCTTCTGGCAGGTGCATGACACCGACGGCCATCTGCGCGTGCTGGTGGCCGAGGTCAACAACACCTTTGGCGAGCGCCATCAGTACGTGCTGCGCGCGCCGGACGGCGGGGTGATCCATGACGGGCAGGCGCTGCATAGCGACAAGGCGTTTCACGTATCGCCGTTTTGCCAGGTGACGGGCCGCTACCGGTTTCGCGTCAAAAGCGTCGGTGGCACGCAGATGGCCAGCATTGATTATTTCGATGACCCTGAGCAGGCGCAGCCGCTGCTGCACACCGAGATTCGCGGCGCGAGCGTGCCGCTTGCCGCCGGCGCGCTGTTGCGCGCGTTGGCGGCCATGCCGTTCATGACGCTGGGCGTGGTGTTCCGCATTCACTGGCAGGCGCTGCGCCTGTATCTGCGCAAGGTGCCGTTTCATCGCAAGCCGCCCGCGCCGCTTACCGAGGTGACGGTTCAGAGGTCCAGGAAAGTCGATTGATGGGGTGGTGAACGTCGCGGTGCTTGCTTTAGTTGCGCCTCGCAATTACATTGGTTGCGAACCGCAACTGATAGGCGCGCCCATGGACTTGATCGACTTTCCCTCCCAATCCCGTGAACAGACCATCCGCGACCTGCGGGAGTTTTCCCGCAAGCTGGTGCGCGAACTGGGCTTCATGCGGACCTCGTTGGCCGGCAGCGAACTGGCGCCGTCCGCCGTCCACGCCATTATTGAAGTGGGCCTGCAACCGGGCATCCAGGCGCGCGATCTCGCGGTGATCCTGCGGCTGGACAAATCCAACACCAGCCGCCAATTGGCCAAGCTGGAATCCGCCGGCCTGGTGGCCCGCGAGGTGGACCCCGAGGACGCGCGCTCTTCGCGCCTGACCCTGACCGAGGCGGGGCTGGCCTTGCGTGACCGCATCGACCAGTTCGCCACGGATCAGGTGTCGCATGCCTTGCGCCGGATGACGCCGGACGACCAGCAATCGCTGATCCGCTTCATGTCCCTGTACGCCGATGCGCTCTCGCGCGAGAACCCCAACCTGGCGCCTTCCACCGCCGCCATCAGCGAGCAGATCATCGAAGGCTATGTGCCCGGCTGCATCGGCGACGTTGCCGGCCTGCATGCGCGTTACTACGCGCAGGCTTCGGGCTTTGGCGTGTACTTCGAACGCAAGGTCGCCACGGAATTGGCGGCGTTTGCAGAGGCGCTGCCGGACCACGGCAAGGGCATGTGGCTGTATGCGGAAAATGGGCGCACGCTGGCATCCATCGTGATCGATGGCGATCCCGCTATCGGCCAGGCGCATCTGCGCTGGTTCATCGTGGACGAGTCCTTGCGTGGCCTGGGCGTTGGCCGCCACTTGCTTGCCCGCGCGCTTGCGTTTGCTGACGCGCACTACCGCGAGACCTACCTGTGGACCTTCAAGGGGCTGGACGCCGCGCGCCATCTGTACGAAGACGCGGGCTTTGTCCTGACGGACGAATCCGAAGGCCGGCAGTGGGGCAGCGTGGTGGTGGAACAGCGCTTCTTGCGTCGCCGGCCGTAGTTGGAAAATAGGATTCGGAATTCGGCTGCGCGTCAGAGCACGCTGATGCGCAGTTCGGCCAGCAAGGTGGCCGCCTGGGTCTTGGAAATGGTGGCGCCGGCCAGGCGCGCGGCGGCGGTCAGGTCAAGGCCGCTCAAGTCCACTTCGCGCAGGTCGGCGCCTTCAAAGCGCACGTTTTTCAGATTGGCGTTGCGCAGGCTACCACCGTGGAAGACGGCGTCGCGGAAATCGCTGCCGGCCAGGTCGGCGTCTGAAAAGTCCAACTGCATGATGTTGGTTTTGCGAAACGACACGCCGCGCAGCAGCGCGCCGACCAGCAGGCATTCTTCGACGGTCCAGCCCAGGCAGGCGATGCCATCGAAGTCGGAACCGGTCAGCTTGCAGCCTTGAAGGCGGGCGCCGGCCAGCCGCGCGCGGTGCCACTTGGCGTTGTTCAGATCGCAGTTCTGGAAGGTGGCGTCGCTGGCATCCGCCGACGCGAAGTTGGCCTGCCCGCCCCGGCAGCGCAGCCAGGTGGTGTCGGCCAGCGTGGCGCCCTGGAACGAGGCACCGGCAATGGCGCAGGCCGTGAAGCGCGCGCCGCGCAGATCCAGGCGGGAAAAATCGGCGTGTTGGAAATCGCAGTCGTGGAACGACAGCGCCTGGCCGGCCGCGTTCTCAATCAGGGCCAGCATGGCCTGGCGGTCTACTTCCTGGCCGGTGATGGCTTCAAATACGTCTTGCGTCATGCGGGGTGTCTCGGGTGTGCCTACTGAAAACCTATTGAAAAATTTCGCTTTCCACACAGAACGCCACCAGTTCCTGGTCGGTCTGCACGTTCAGCTTGCGCATCGCGGATATCTTCTGGCCGCTGACCGTCTTGACGCTGCGCTTGAGCGTCTCGGCCACCTGCATCATGGATTCGCCACGGATGAAGTGGCGCAGCACTTCGAATTCCTTGGGCGACAGGCTGTTGATGCGTTCGCCAATGAATTTGCTGCGCGAATCCACCGTGCCATCGCGCTGGAATCCCGGGGGATAGTACTTGCGGCCGGCTTGCAGCGTGTGCAGGGCCGTGACGATTTCAGCCAGGTTGTCGCGCTTGAGCACCACGGCGGCCACGCCCGCGTCATACAGGGCGGAAATGATCATGGGGTTGGACACCATGGTCAGCACCACCACCTGCGTTTTCGGGAAGCGCCGCGTCAGGAACTTGACCAGGCGGATGCCGTCGCCATAGGTTTCGTCGCCAGGCATGGAGTAGTCGGTGATGACCACGTGCGGCAGGTCGTGGGTCAAGTGTTCGACCAAGGCCGTGGGACTGGCCAGCAGCGCCGTGACTTCAACGCTGAGATCTTTTTCCAGCAAATCGCGCATGCCTGCGAGGACCAGCGGGTGGTCGTCGGCGAGGACTATTCGGAGTCGTTCCATTCGGGGGCGCCGGAGGGTGATCGTGGAGGTTGTCGGGGTCATTCTGTACCAAGACTCAAACTTGAGCCAGCAGGTTCCTGAGCTCGTGCGTCAGCCTGACCACGTCTTGAAACACCTCATCGTCCCCGCCGTCGCGCCTGAGTTTGGCCTCAACGGCCTGAAAGTCCGATGACAAGGTAGTCATTTTCACCATGACCAAGGCGCCCCGCATCCGATGCATGGTTTGCAGCGCAACCAGCACGTCGCGGCGGGTGACCGCCTGGTCAAGATTCGCCAGGTCGGTGTCCATGGTGTCCAGGAACAGGCGGCGGTATTTCTCGGGCACCAGCGGCTCGGGCGTGGCGTCGACAGGCACGGGCGGCGCGTCCTTGTAGGGTGACTCGTCGGACACGTAGGGCTCGTCCGGCACGTTCGGCACTTCCGGCAGATCCTGCACATCCAGTACCTCCGGAATATCGGACGCCGCGGGCACGTCGGGCATCTTGGCGCGCACGCGCGTGATGCCGCCCAGGTGGTGGCGCAAGGCGCTCAGCTCAATCGGCTTGACCAGCCAGGAGTTCATGCCCGCGGCCATGCAGCGTGCTTCCTCGTCGCGCATGGCGTTGGCGGTAACGCCGATGATGGGTTGGGCGTAGCCACGCGAGCGCAGTTCGCCCGTGAGTTCGTAGCCGTTCATCTTGGGCATGTTGACGTCGGTCAGCAGCACGTCATAGGTGGCCATGTTCCACATCGACAGCGCGTCCGCGCCGTTACCCGCCACCGTGACGGTGCAGCCCAGTTGTTCCAGTTGGTGGCGCAGCGTGGCCTGGTTGATGGGGTTGTCCTCGGCTACCAGCACGCGCAAATCCAGCGGATCCATGAGGGCGTTGGGGGCGGGCGCCGGTACGGGCGGATCGCCGCGCAGCAGGCGCGAAATACCGAACCCGATGCTGTCCAGGTCATGCCCGTCGATTCGTTCCGGCGCGCCGACGGCAGCCTCACGCGGATCGCCCGCCGACAGGAAGTGGCCCGTCCAGTTGGCGGGCGCGACGTCGGTGGGGCCCAGGATGTCGAGCAACACGTCGTCGGGTTCACCCCGGCCCAGGGGTTCGGGCGCGCGCTGGGCGTCGGCGCCCCAGCGGGTCAGCCACTGGCAAACGTTGTCGGTCAGCTCGCGGTGCGGGCTGCGCACGTAGATGCGGATGCCGTGCAGGTCGGGCTCGTCCACGGGCGGGCCGTCGGCCGGCTGCAAGGCCAGCTCGAGCGAAAAGCTGCTGCCCAGCCCCAGTTCGCTGGTGACGCGGATATGGCTGTCCATCAGCTTGGCAAGCCGGGCGCAGATGGACAGGCCGATGCCCGCGCCGCGCACGGTATGGCTGGCGCTGTCGATCTGGTAGAAGGGGCTGAAAAGCTGGGTCTGGTCTTCCTTGTCGATGCCGATGCCCGTGTCCACCACCTGCAAGGCCAGCACTTGGGTGCCGTCGGCGCGGTCCGAGCCGTGCAGGCGCACGATGACATGGCCGGACTCCGTGAACTTGATGGCGTTGCTGAGCAGGTTGCTGAGAATCTGCCGGATACGAACGGCGTCGCCCGTGACCCATGGCGCCACCGAGCCGTCCACGCAGGCAAAGAGCAACAGGCCTTTTTGCCGGGCCAGCGCGGCGAATGAACGTGCGCAGCTTTCCACCAGTTCACGCGGCCGGAACTGGCTGGATTCCAGCGCCAGTTGCCCGGATTCGATCTTGGTGATGTCCAGGATGTCGCTGATCAGTTGCAGCAGGATCACCGACGAATTCTGGATGCGCTCAAGGTGCTGGCGCTGCTCGGCATTCAGTTCGGTCATGCCCATGAGCTCCAGTGTGCCCAGTACGCCATACAGCGGCGTGCGGATCTCGTGGCTCATGGTGGCCAGAAAGGTGGACTTCGCTTCGCTGGCCTTGTCGGCGTCGCGTTTGGCCTGCGCCAGGGCGCGTTCGATTTCGGCCCGTGCGCTGATGTCCGCGAACGCGCACAGCACCACATCCTGCTTCTTGTAGCGCGTGGGCGAATAGGCCACGTACAAGGGGCGGCCATCGTCGGCGTGGAAGGTTTCGATGGTGCCGGGCGCAGAGGCCGTCAGCACCTGGTCCAGCAGCGGCCGGGCGGCGGGGGAATCGCGCAAGCCCTGGCCCGTGGCGGCGCCCAGCCATTCCAGCGCCAGGCTGTTGGCGAACAGCACGTCGCCATTTGCACGCGCCAGTACGCACAGCGCGATGGGCGCGGTCTGGATCAGGGTGCGGTTGAATTCTTCGCTTTCGGCGATGTCGCGGTGCGCGTTTTGCGCCGGCTCGATCACGCGCCGGGTGTACCAGCGCTGGTAGCCGATGCCGCCGGCAAGGCCCAGCAGCAACAGCAGCGCGGCGGTGATCGGCAGCCAGAGGTTGTCTTCGAAAAAATTGCGATAGCTGACGCGGTAGTACGCGGTCCAGATGCTGGTCGGGTCCGACACTTTCAGGATCAGGCCGTCGCGCGTGGCGCTCAGGCCGCTTTCGCCGGTGGCGGGGAGGGGGCCGTCGCCAAGCATCAGGCCGATGTCGCGATGGGTCAGCCAGAAGCCGTCGTATTGGATCGAGGGCAGCGCGCGGTCATAGATGTTGATCCGCGCGCGGCTGAGCAGCGTGGCGACGTAGACATCCGGTGCGCCGCCACCGCGGTTGGTCCATGCCGCGTCGGAAAAGCCGGCGTGTAGCAGCCCCATCATGCGATCGGGCAGCCCGGGCGGAGAAACCCACAGGATCTGCCCGTCGGCCGCGGCGACGCCGGGCGTGCCGGACGAGGGCATCGTCGAGGCGTCGTCGGCCGTTGCCGGGGCCAGTCGCGTGCGCACGGCGTCATTGACCAGCAGCAGGGTGTCTTCACTGAGCGGCTCGCCATAGCCCGGCTTGACGTTGATGGCCGGCACCGCAATGCCCAGGCTGTCCGTGCGGTTCACCAGGAACGCGGCGGCTGCCGGAAAGTAGGAATTCGCCCAGTACGTGCTGTAGAAATCCGCGAAGTAGCCCGCCGCTGCCGACACGGGGCTATTGGCCACGGGGCATTCCGACGGGTAATTGCAGAACAGCGAAAACGGCATGGCCACCAGCGCGTGCTGCCCGCGATAGATGCGCAGGCCCGGTCGGGTCGAATCCAGCGGCGTGGACAACTTGATGTGTTCAATGGGCGCGCGCCCGTCCAGGCGCTGGTTTTCCTTGCGGAACTGAAGCAGAAAGCCTTCTTGCTCGCGGATGTATCCAACAAGAACGGCGAAGTCCATCAACAGGCGGTCTTCTTCCTGCTTGATGATGCGCTGGGCGCCCCAGAGCAGGGCGCCGATCATGATGAGCGCGACGGGCAGAATGCCGAACAGCGCGATATTCAGCCGGCGCGAGGTACGTGCAATCCTGCTAAACGGCGTTTCCTGCATACGCGGGTAAGGATCCTATAGCGGGTGGGTGGCGTACGGGCGGGGTTCGTCAGCCAGCAAATCGGTGAAGTCATGGGCGTTGACCGCAGCGGATATCAGGAAGCCTTGGGCGAAATCACAGCCGATCTCGCGTAAAAACTCCAGGTCTTTTGTGTTTTCCACCCCTTCGGCGGTGACTTGCAGCCCCAATTGGCGGCCCAATTGCACGGAAGACAGCAAGGCCGCGGCGCGTACGCCGTCTGTCGCGGCGCCGCTGACAAAGGCGCGGTCGATCTTCAACTCGGTAAACGGCGTGGAGATCAGGGTGTACATCGAGTTGTATCCTTTGCCGAAATCGTCCTGCGCCAAACCGAAGCCTTTCAAGCGTAGCCGGCTTGCGCCCATATAGTAGTGCCCGGGTACCGATGTGGTGTCGTCTTCCAGCAGTTCGAAGGTGACATCTTCGAAGGGAACACCGCGCTGCGCGACCAGATTGTAAAGCTGGTCGGGCAAGTCAGGTTGATCCAGCAGGCGGGTGGGCAGATTGACCGACACGGGCATCCTGAACCCCAGGCGACGCCAATCAAGATAGGCGGCCAGGGCATCGTCCAGCATCCGGATGAGCAGGGCATGGTCCAGCCCGTGATGCCGCACCGCACCCAGGAACGAGGCCGGCAGCATGAAGCCGAATTCAAGGTGATGCCAGCGGGCAAGCGCTTCCGCGCCAACGATATGGCCCGTCGCCAGCGCTTTCTTGGGTTGGAACCACGCCTGGATCTGGCCGGTGGCCAGGGCTTTTTCAAGGGTGTGGCGGTCAAA containing:
- a CDS encoding hybrid sensor histidine kinase/response regulator, which encodes MQETPFSRIARTSRRLNIALFGILPVALIMIGALLWGAQRIIKQEEDRLLMDFAVLVGYIREQEGFLLQFRKENQRLDGRAPIEHIKLSTPLDSTRPGLRIYRGQHALVAMPFSLFCNYPSECPVANSPVSAAAGYFADFYSTYWANSYFPAAAAFLVNRTDSLGIAVPAINVKPGYGEPLSEDTLLLVNDAVRTRLAPATADDASTMPSSGTPGVAAADGQILWVSPPGLPDRMMGLLHAGFSDAAWTNRGGGAPDVYVATLLSRARINIYDRALPSIQYDGFWLTHRDIGLMLGDGPLPATGESGLSATRDGLILKVSDPTSIWTAYYRVSYRNFFEDNLWLPITAALLLLLGLAGGIGYQRWYTRRVIEPAQNAHRDIAESEEFNRTLIQTAPIALCVLARANGDVLFANSLALEWLGAATGQGLRDSPAARPLLDQVLTASAPGTIETFHADDGRPLYVAYSPTRYKKQDVVLCAFADISARAEIERALAQAKRDADKASEAKSTFLATMSHEIRTPLYGVLGTLELMGMTELNAEQRQHLERIQNSSVILLQLISDILDITKIESGQLALESSQFRPRELVESCARSFAALARQKGLLLFACVDGSVAPWVTGDAVRIRQILSNLLSNAIKFTESGHVIVRLHGSDRADGTQVLALQVVDTGIGIDKEDQTQLFSPFYQIDSASHTVRGAGIGLSICARLAKLMDSHIRVTSELGLGSSFSLELALQPADGPPVDEPDLHGIRIYVRSPHRELTDNVCQWLTRWGADAQRAPEPLGRGEPDDVLLDILGPTDVAPANWTGHFLSAGDPREAAVGAPERIDGHDLDSIGFGISRLLRGDPPVPAPAPNALMDPLDLRVLVAEDNPINQATLRHQLEQLGCTVTVAGNGADALSMWNMATYDVLLTDVNMPKMNGYELTGELRSRGYAQPIIGVTANAMRDEEARCMAAGMNSWLVKPIELSALRHHLGGITRVRAKMPDVPAASDIPEVLDVQDLPEVPNVPDEPYVSDESPYKDAPPVPVDATPEPLVPEKYRRLFLDTMDTDLANLDQAVTRRDVLVALQTMHRMRGALVMVKMTTLSSDFQAVEAKLRRDGGDDEVFQDVVRLTHELRNLLAQV
- a CDS encoding DUF1365 domain-containing protein; protein product: MNRTLPGAGLIELMRARVLHVRTRPVVHRFTYPVFCLRLRIDQAERYDGRASWLFGVNRRRPVAFHFSDHGARDGGDPMAWLRSRLEMAGADIDVGAVWLQCFPRVFGHVFNPVSFWQVHDTDGHLRVLVAEVNNTFGERHQYVLRAPDGGVIHDGQALHSDKAFHVSPFCQVTGRYRFRVKSVGGTQMASIDYFDDPEQAQPLLHTEIRGASVPLAAGALLRALAAMPFMTLGVVFRIHWQALRLYLRKVPFHRKPPAPLTEVTVQRSRKVD
- a CDS encoding bifunctional helix-turn-helix transcriptional regulator/GNAT family N-acetyltransferase, with the translated sequence MDLIDFPSQSREQTIRDLREFSRKLVRELGFMRTSLAGSELAPSAVHAIIEVGLQPGIQARDLAVILRLDKSNTSRQLAKLESAGLVAREVDPEDARSSRLTLTEAGLALRDRIDQFATDQVSHALRRMTPDDQQSLIRFMSLYADALSRENPNLAPSTAAISEQIIEGYVPGCIGDVAGLHARYYAQASGFGVYFERKVATELAAFAEALPDHGKGMWLYAENGRTLASIVIDGDPAIGQAHLRWFIVDESLRGLGVGRHLLARALAFADAHYRETYLWTFKGLDAARHLYEDAGFVLTDESEGRQWGSVVVEQRFLRRRP
- a CDS encoding response regulator, which produces MERLRIVLADDHPLVLAGMRDLLEKDLSVEVTALLASPTALVEHLTHDLPHVVITDYSMPGDETYGDGIRLVKFLTRRFPKTQVVVLTMVSNPMIISALYDAGVAAVVLKRDNLAEIVTALHTLQAGRKYYPPGFQRDGTVDSRSKFIGERINSLSPKEFEVLRHFIRGESMMQVAETLKRSVKTVSGQKISAMRKLNVQTDQELVAFCVESEIFQ
- a CDS encoding pentapeptide repeat-containing protein — protein: MTQDVFEAITGQEVDRQAMLALIENAAGQALSFHDCDFQHADFSRLDLRGARFTACAIAGASFQGATLADTTWLRCRGGQANFASADASDATFQNCDLNNAKWHRARLAGARLQGCKLTGSDFDGIACLGWTVEECLLVGALLRGVSFRKTNIMQLDFSDADLAGSDFRDAVFHGGSLRNANLKNVRFEGADLREVDLSGLDLTAAARLAGATISKTQAATLLAELRISVL
- a CDS encoding EAL domain-containing response regulator, which translates into the protein MLSVYKVLVLDDHAFQCAQMRSLFLEAGFEHVDMANSAHEALEMVRQHSYQLVLMDLNMPGMDGVQFIHELARLQCNPMLAITTACSRRIMNSVSLMAKEKGLSVIAAYTKPVTREQALALARRLCNEKLDGTLPQTLPLLSTPLFDRHTLEKALATGQIQAWFQPKKALATGHIVGAEALARWHHLEFGFMLPASFLGAVRHHGLDHALLIRMLDDALAAYLDWRRLGFRMPVSVNLPTRLLDQPDLPDQLYNLVAQRGVPFEDVTFELLEDDTTSVPGHYYMGASRLRLKGFGLAQDDFGKGYNSMYTLISTPFTELKIDRAFVSGAATDGVRAAALLSSVQLGRQLGLQVTAEGVENTKDLEFLREIGCDFAQGFLISAAVNAHDFTDLLADEPRPYATHPL